The Synchiropus splendidus isolate RoL2022-P1 chromosome 8, RoL_Sspl_1.0, whole genome shotgun sequence genome has a window encoding:
- the rilpl1 gene encoding RILP-like protein 1 isoform X2: protein MEKNVADLTVMDVYDIAAVVGQEFERIIDQHGCEVLSRLMPKVVRVLEILEVLVTRSSLSPETDELRLELDKLRLERVDRLEKEKKHRKELELVEDVWREEAQDLLHQIAQLQEENKSLLTNMSTKDSLSEEDLQRHEGMTEREKEVMKKLKEVVDKQRDEIRAKDRELTLKNDDVEALQQQQTRLMKINQDLRHKMSVVESQGKTLIQQKVELEARDQARGQEMSTLRQEVTRLRERLEGNTEEAPPLPHSPAEEALCDEESVGLDMKDPSRPRFTLQELRDVLHERNELKAKVFLLQEELAYYKSDDTEDEVVSSSPSLDLRSRSSPAPESGIKRLFSFFSRDKVRGSQRTQNLDGSWSRSDPVYTEQAQEALQSM, encoded by the exons ATGGAGAAGAACGTGGCCGACCTCACCGTGATGGACGTGTATGACATTGCCGCGGTGGTCGGGCAAGAGTTCGAGCGGATCATTGACCAGCATGGCTGCGAGGTTCTGTCCCGGCTCATGCCCAAGGTGGTTCGGGTCCTGGAGATCCTGGAGGTGTTGGTGACCCGCAGCAGCCTGAGCCCGGAGACGGACGAGCTGCGCCTGGAGCTGGATAAGCTGCGCCTGGAGCGGGTGGACcggctggagaaggagaagaagcaccGCAAG gagctggagctggtggaGGATGTATGGAGAGAAGAAGCTCAGGATCTCCTCCATCAGATTGCTCAGCTCCAGGAGGAGAACAAGAGTCTCCTCACCAACATGTCCACCAAAGACTCCCTGAGTGAGGAGGACCTGCAGAGACATGAGG GGATGACCGAACGAGAGAAGGAGGTGATGAAGAAGCTCAAAGAAGTTGTGGACAAACAGAGAGACGAGATCCGTGCCAAAGACCGCGAGCTGACCCTGAAGAACGACGACGTTGAGGCA cttcagcagcagcagacgcgGCTCATGAAGATCAACCAGGACCTTCGCCACAAGATGTCGGTGGTGGAGTCTCAGGGCAAAACTCTCATCCAGCAAAAGGTGGAGCTAGAGGCCCGGGACCAGGCCCGTGGACAGGAAATGTCCACACTCCGACAGGAAGTTACACGGCTGAGGGAACGACTTGAAGGAAACACAGAGGAAGCTCCACCACTCCCACACTCACCTGCAGAA GAGGCGCTCTGTGATGAGGAGTCGGTGGGGTTGGACATGAAGGACCCAAGCAGACCCCGGTTCACCCTGCAGGAACTCCGCGATGTCCTGCATGAAAGGAACGAGCTGAAGGCCAAGGTCTtcctgctgcaggaggagctggcCTACTACAagag tgATGACACAGAAGACGAGGTCGTGTCTTCATCTCCGTCTCTGGATTTGAGATCTCGGTCGTCACCAGCTCCAGAGTCTGGAATCAAACGCTT GTTTAGTTTCTTCTCGCGGGACAAAGTCCGTGGTTCACAACGGACACAGAACCTGGATGGGTCCTGGTCCCGCAGCGACCCCGTGTACACAGAGCAAGCACAGGAGGCACTCCAGAGCATGTAG
- the rilpl1 gene encoding RILP-like protein 1 isoform X1, whose protein sequence is MEKNVADLTVMDVYDIAAVVGQEFERIIDQHGCEVLSRLMPKVVRVLEILEVLVTRSSLSPETDELRLELDKLRLERVDRLEKEKKHRKELELVEDVWREEAQDLLHQIAQLQEENKSLLTNMSTKDSLSEEDLQRHEGMTEREKEVMKKLKEVVDKQRDEIRAKDRELTLKNDDVEAQKVELEARDQARGQEMSTLRQEVTRLRERLEGNTEEAPPLPHSPAEEALCDEESVGLDMKDPSRPRFTLQELRDVLHERNELKAKVFLLQEELAYYKSDDTEDEVVSSSPSLDLRSRSSPAPESGIKRLFSFFSRDKVRGSQRTQNLDGSWSRSDPVYTEQAQEALQSM, encoded by the exons ATGGAGAAGAACGTGGCCGACCTCACCGTGATGGACGTGTATGACATTGCCGCGGTGGTCGGGCAAGAGTTCGAGCGGATCATTGACCAGCATGGCTGCGAGGTTCTGTCCCGGCTCATGCCCAAGGTGGTTCGGGTCCTGGAGATCCTGGAGGTGTTGGTGACCCGCAGCAGCCTGAGCCCGGAGACGGACGAGCTGCGCCTGGAGCTGGATAAGCTGCGCCTGGAGCGGGTGGACcggctggagaaggagaagaagcaccGCAAG gagctggagctggtggaGGATGTATGGAGAGAAGAAGCTCAGGATCTCCTCCATCAGATTGCTCAGCTCCAGGAGGAGAACAAGAGTCTCCTCACCAACATGTCCACCAAAGACTCCCTGAGTGAGGAGGACCTGCAGAGACATGAGG GGATGACCGAACGAGAGAAGGAGGTGATGAAGAAGCTCAAAGAAGTTGTGGACAAACAGAGAGACGAGATCCGTGCCAAAGACCGCGAGCTGACCCTGAAGAACGACGACGTTGAGGCA CAAAAGGTGGAGCTAGAGGCCCGGGACCAGGCCCGTGGACAGGAAATGTCCACACTCCGACAGGAAGTTACACGGCTGAGGGAACGACTTGAAGGAAACACAGAGGAAGCTCCACCACTCCCACACTCACCTGCAGAA GAGGCGCTCTGTGATGAGGAGTCGGTGGGGTTGGACATGAAGGACCCAAGCAGACCCCGGTTCACCCTGCAGGAACTCCGCGATGTCCTGCATGAAAGGAACGAGCTGAAGGCCAAGGTCTtcctgctgcaggaggagctggcCTACTACAagag tgATGACACAGAAGACGAGGTCGTGTCTTCATCTCCGTCTCTGGATTTGAGATCTCGGTCGTCACCAGCTCCAGAGTCTGGAATCAAACGCTT GTTTAGTTTCTTCTCGCGGGACAAAGTCCGTGGTTCACAACGGACACAGAACCTGGATGGGTCCTGGTCCCGCAGCGACCCCGTGTACACAGAGCAAGCACAGGAGGCACTCCAGAGCATGTAG
- the LOC128763613 gene encoding cyclin-dependent kinase 2-associated protein 1 isoform X2 produces MSLGTSFQPNLQQLVPGAPGDPGGVLSFSLQSCRPLLSDYGPPSLGFSLVSLASQVPENKYSELLSIIEELGKEIRPTYAGSKSAMERLKRGRNLARPRPGA; encoded by the exons ATGTCCCTGGGAACTTCCTTCCAACCGAATCTGCAGCAGCTGGTTCCGGGAGCACCAGGAGACCCGG GTGGCGTCCTCTCCTTCTCCCTGCAGTCGTGTCGCCCCCTACTGAGTGACTACGGACCTCCATCCCTGGGTTTCTCCCTG GTCTCCCTGGCCAGTCAGGTGCCTGAGAACAAGTACTCAGAGCTGCTGTCCATCATCGAGGAGCTCGGGAAGGAGATCAGGCCGACTTACGCCGGGAGCAAAAGTGCGATGGAGCGACTCAAACGAGGTCG GAATCTTGCACGCCCGCGGCCTGGTGCGTGA
- the kmt5aa gene encoding N-lysine methyltransferase KMT5A-A isoform X1 yields MSGEVVCSSHSEVFSSIHPLHEAKQLEVVPEEPFIAMSSQRPADKSASCWSQLRLTQTRLCPPTELPPAHRLSQTPLLSSNRHLSQQSRSGPRVGTRKHSKKMARGKNVQIQKVTDYYPIRRSSRKSKSELECEQKKQMDALITSGVEEGMEMQYIEGKGRAVVTTRCFRKGEYVVEYHGDLLDITDAKKREAEYALNPDTGCYMYYFHYLSRTYCVDATRETGRMGRLINHSKSGNCHTKLHDIDGVPHLILVASRDIHQGEELLYDYGDRSKASIAAHPWLKH; encoded by the exons ATGAGCGGG GAAGTGGTTTGCAGCAGTCACTCGGAGGTCTTcagctccatccatccacttcaTGAGGCAAAGCAGCTGGAGGTGGTGCCGGAGGAACCTTTCATAGCCATGAGCTCTCAGAGGCCGGCAGACA agagcgcctcctgctggtcacAGCTACGACTGACTCAGACACGCCTCTGCCCGCCCACTGAGCTCCCCCCTGCCCACAGGTTATCTCAGACTCCCCTGCTCAGCAGCAACAGACACCTCTCGCAGCAGAGCAGAAGCGGTCCCCGGGTCGGAACCAGGAAACACTCGAAAAAAAT GGCTAGAGGGAAGAATGTTCAGATCCAGAAGGTGACAGACTATTACCCCATCAGACGGAGTTCAAGGAAAAGTAAATCAGAGCTGGAG TGTgagcagaagaagcagatgGACGCGCTCATCACCAGCGGGGTGGAAGAAGGGATGGAG ATGCAGTACATCGAGGGGAAAGGTCGGGCAGTCGTCACCACGCGCTGCTTCCGCAAGGGCGAGTATGTGGTGGAGTACCACGGAGACCTGCTGGACATCACGGATGCCAAGAAGCGCGAGGCGGAGTACGCCCTGAACCCTGACACCGGCTGCTACATGTACTACTTCCACTACCTGAGCAGGACCTACTG CGTCGACGCCACCAGAGAGACGGGGCGGATGGGCCGACTCATCAACCACAGCAAAAGCGGCAACTGTCACACTAAGCTGCATGACATCGACGGTGTCCCGCACCTCATCCTCGTGGCCTCCCGagacatccaccagggggaggagCTTCTTTACGACTACGGAGACCGCAGCAAGGCGTCCATCGCCGCCCACCCCTGGCTAAAACACTGA
- the sbno1 gene encoding protein strawberry notch homolog 1 has translation MDPGQDLLLTALSESGICPNDLGLFDVDAQDVSQPAIAQQSISISALDVGLGAESSEAVKLEAPAPVPVVTVRHKPQPSTTTFVLNQLNQLPSLGASATKQLVSNPIKHTITVTKVVHVNNAAMRGSSTPPAVGCTPSVSSAVPSSKDEIQLKDLLRTGTLKSTVLKGSSLMELMKLKPPPDIAPPVATAAAAGEVNGVKKEVAGKDRMWVSDDMKLPNFSHPLKPPGMKEEEEPEEEEEEELGHAETYAEYMPMKLKVGLRHPDPVVETSSLSSVSPPDVWYRLSIPEETIDRGCLSALQLEAITYAAQQHETFLPSGDRAAYLIGDGAGVGKGRTIAGIIYENYLLGRKRSLWFSVSNDLKYDAERDLRDIGAKNIQVHSLNKFKYGKISSKHNGSVKKGVIFATYSSLIGESQSGGKYKTRFQQLLHWCGEDFDGVIVYDECHKAKNVCPVGSSKPTKTGLAVLELQNKLPKARVVYASATGASEPRNMAYMNRLGIWGHKTPFREFGNFIQAVERRGVGAMEIVAMDMKLRGMYIARQLSFTGVTFKIEEVPLSQHYVDMYNKSVQMWVSARDKFQQAANLMEAEQRMKKSMWGQFWSAHQRFFKYLCIASKVRRVVQLAREEVQNGKCVVIGLQSTGEARTLEALEEGGGELNDFVSTAKGVLQSLIEKHFPAPDRQKLYSLLGIDLSATKTPLPAESSGQAQEKSKKRKGPEAKKMKKRPRKHGGLSGTSSDESQSEVSAAESDDSFKSVSSADEDDDFNPFRDESDEDDEDDPWLIRKEPKKRKEKKRKRKRRKSIDPDSIQSALLASGLGSTRPTFTAPVAPASAPTTVKVASPSSCQTSQDAVEHAQRMKRELLDELEELAEMLPPNTLDELIDELGGPDNVAEMTGRKGRVVSNDDGTITYESRSELDVPVEILNLTEKQRFMDGEKNIAIISEAASSGISLQADRRVKNQRRRVHMTLELPWSADRAIQQFGRTHRSNQVTAPEYVFLISELAGEQRFASIVAKRLESLGALTHGDRRATETRDLSRFNFDNKYGRNALEIVMKSIVRLDSPLVSPPADFKGDFFKEIQGGLIGVGLINVEDRSGALTLDKDYNNIGKFLNRILGMEVQQQNALFQYFSDTLSAVIQEAKRNGRYDMGILDLGSGDEKVKKVDCRKFLTPGYTTSGHVELFTVSVERGMSWEEATHVWADQNGPDDGFYVQMRNNKKTSILVKEVNSKKRLFLVYRPNTGRQLKLELYSDIKKKFKKVLSEDAKQHWNDQYLSSAKICSHAFWRGNCKKASVGLQCEVGLRCRTFYVLCGSVLSVWNELEEVLTPVSGTNVKVQIVRLRTEDGQRIVGLIIPANCVSLLINKLSTSDQNQQLAVQEQQKRLQLHPQSFSHTPT, from the exons ATGGATCCAGGCCAGGATCTTCTTCTCACTGCACTGAGCGAGAGCGGGATTTGTCCCAATGACCTCGGCCTGTTTGATGTGGATGCTCAGGATGTGTCTCAGCCGGCAATTGCCCAGCAg TCTATCTCCATCAGCGCTCTGGATGTCGGTTTGGGAGCAGAGTCAAGTGAAGCGGTTAAACTTGAAGCTCCTGCTCCAGTTCCTGTTGTGACGGTCCgg CACAAGCCGCAGCCGTCCACCACCACCTTCGTGTTGAACCAGCTGAACCAACTGCCATCGCTGGGTGCCTCTGCGACCAAGCAGTTGGTCAGCAACCCCATCAAACACACCATCACTGTCACCAAGGTGGTCCACGTCAACAATGCAGCCATGCGGGGCTCCTCCACCCCACCAGCCGTGGGCTGCACCCCCTCTGTGTCTTCAGCCGTGCCTTCTAGTAAAGATGAG ATCCAGCTGAAAGACCTCCTCAGGACCGGTACCCTCAAGAGCACAGTGCTGAAGGGCAGCAGTCTGATGGAGCTGATGAAGCTGAAGCCTCCACCTGACATCGCACCTCCTGttgccacagcagcagctgcag GTGAGGTGAACGGTGTGAAGAAGGAGGTGGCAGGTAAAGACAGGATGTGGGTCAGCGACGACATGAAGCTGCCAAACTTCTCACACCCTCTG AAACCTCCAGgaatgaaggaggaagaggagccggaagaggaagaggaggaagagctgggTCATGCTGAGACCTACGCAGAGTACATGCCCATGAAGT TGAAGGTAGGCCTGCGACATCCAGACCCCGTGGTGGAGACCAGCTCTCTGTCCAGCGTGAGTCCTCCAGACGTCTGGTACCGATTGTCCATTCCAGAGGAGACCATCGACCGTGGGTGTCTGTCTGCCCTGCAGCTGGAGGCCATCACCTATGCGGCCCAG CAACACGAGACTTTCCTCCCCAGCGGGGACCGGGCTGCCTACCTGATCGGGGATGGAGCCGGGGTGGGAAAGGGGCGCACGATCGCCGGGATCATCTATGAGAACTACCTGCTGGGCAGGAAGAGGTCACTCTG GTTCAGTGTCTCAAATGACTTGAAGTACGATGCTGAGAGAGACCTGCGAGACATCGGCGCAAAGAACATCCAGGTCCACTCTCTGAACAAG TTCAAGTACGGGAAGATTTCGTCCAAACACAATGGCAGCGTGAAGAAGGGTGTCATCTTCGCCACATACTCCTCGCTGATTGGGGAGAGTCAGTCTGGAGGGAAGTACAAGACTCgcttccagcagctgctgcactgGTGCGGCGAGGACTTTGACGGCGTT ATCGTCTACGACGAGTGCCACAAGGCGAAGAATGTTTGTCCGGTGGGCTCCTCCAAGCCCACCAAGACAGGACTGGCCgtgctggagctgcagaacaagCTACCCAAAGCTCGCGTAGTCTATGCCAGTGCCACAG GAGCGTCTGAGCCCCGGAACATGGCCTACATGAACCGCCTCGGCATCTGGGGACACAAGACTCCCTTCAGAGAATTTGGGAACTTCATCCAAGCTGTGGAGCGAAG AGGCGTAGGCGCCATGGAGATCGTAGCCATGGACATGAAGCTGCGGGGGATGTACATCGCCCGCCAGCTTAGCTTCACTGGAGTCACCTTCAAGATTGAAGAAGTCCCACTGTCCCAGCACTACGTGGACATGTACAACAAGTCTGTGCAGATG TGGGTCAGCGCCCGGGATAAGTTTCAGCAGGCCGCCAACCTGATGGAGGCAGAGCAGCGCATGAAGAAATCCATGTGGGGCCAGTTCTGGTCGGCCCACCAGAGGTTCTTCAAGTATCTCTGCATCGCCTCCAAGGTGCGCCGTGTGGTACAGCTGGCCCGGGAGGAGGTCCAGAACGGGAAG TGTGTGGTGATCGGCCTGCAGTCCACCGGAGAGGCTCGGACTCTGGAGGCCCTGGAGGAGGGAGGTGGCGAGCTCAATGACTTTGTCTCCACTGCCAA GGGAGTCTTGCAGTCATTGATAGAGAAGCACTTTCCTGCCCCGGATCGGCAGAAGCTCTACAGCCTGTTAGGCATCGACCTATCAGCCACGAAGACTCCCCTGCCAGCCGAGAGCAGCGGGCAAGCTCAGGAGAAGAGCAAGAAGAGGAAAG GTCCAGAAgcgaagaagatgaagaagcgtCCCCGCAAACACGGCGGCCTGTCAGGCACCAGCTCCGATGAGAGCCAGTCGGAAGTGTCGGCCGCAGAGAGCGACGACAGCTTCAAGTCGGTGAGCTCAGCAGACGAGGATGATGACTTCAACCCTTTCAGGGACGAGTCAGATGAAGACGACGAGGACG ATCCGTGGCTCATCAGGAAGGAGCCCAAGAAAcgcaaggagaagaagaggaagaggaagcggaGGAAGAGCATCGACCCGGACTCCATTCAGAGTGCCCTGCTGGCCTCTGGACTTGGGTCAACCAGACCAACCTTCACAGCACCCGTTGCTCCTGCCAGCGCACCAACCACAG TGAAGGTGGCGAGTCCCAGCAGCTGCCAGACGAGTCAGGATGCGGTGGAGCATGCTCAGAGGATGAAGCGGGAGCTGCTGGATGAGCTGGAAGAGCTGGCCGAGATGCTTCCGCCCAACACCTTAGATGAGCTCATTGACGAGTTGGGAGGACCTGACAACGTCGCAGAG ATGACCGGACGTAAAGGTCGTGTGGTCAGCAACGACGACGGCACCATCACATACGAGTCTCGCTCGGAACTGGATGTTCCGGTTGAAATCCTCAACCTGACGGAGAAGCAGCGCTTCATGGACGGAGAGAAG AACATTGCCATCATCTCTGAAGCAGCCAGCTCAGGAATCTCGCTGCAGGCCGACCGGCGGGTCAAGAACCAGAGGAGGAGAGTCCACATGACACTGGAGCTTCCGTGGAGCGCCGACAGAGCCATCCAGCAGTTCG GGAGGACTCACCGCTCCAACCAAGTCACAGCACCTGAGTAcgtcttcctcatctctgagcTGGCTGGAGAGCAGAGGTTCGCATCCATCGTGGCCAAGAGACTGGAGAGCCTG GGGGCTCTCACTCACGGAGACAGACGAGCAACGGAGACTCGAGATCTCAGCAGATTCAACTTTGACAACAAA TACGGCAGGAACGCTCTGGAGATCGTGATGAAGTCCATCGTGAGACTGGACAGCCCTCTGGTGTCTCCACCAGCAGACTTTAAAGGAGACTTCTTTAAAG AGATCCAGGGCGGACTCATCGGCGTGGGCCTGATCAACGTGGAGGACCGGTCTGGAGCCCTGACTCTGGACAAAG ACTACAACAACATAGGAAAGTTTCTGAACCGAATCCTGGGCATGgaggtccagcagcagaacgCTTTGTTTCAGTACTTCTCAGACACACTGTCCGCCGTCATTCAGGAGGCCAAGAGGAACGGCAGATATGACATGGGCATTCTGG ATCTGGGCTCAGGTGACgagaaggtgaagaaggtggACTGTAGAAAGTTTCTGACGCCAGGGTACACCACCTCAGGACATGTGGAGCTCTTCACA GTGAGTGTGGAGCGAGGAATGTCCTGGGAGGAGGCCACGCATGTGTGGGCTGACCAGAATGGGCCGGACGACGGGTTCTATGTGCAG ATGAGgaacaacaagaaaacatccATCCTGGTCAAAGAGGTCAACAGCAAGAAGAGACTGTTTCTGGTCTACAGACCCAACACGGGCCGACAGCTGAAGCTAGAGCTCTACAGTGACATCAAGAAGAAGTTCAAGAAG GTTCTGTCAGAAGATGCCAAGCAGCACTGGAACGATCAGTACCTTTCCTCGGCCAAGATCTGTTCCCACGCCTTCTG GCGGGGAAACTGCAAGAAGGCCTCAGTGGGTCTTCAGTGTGAAGTCGGTCTTCGCTGCAGGACCTTCTACGTTCTGTGTGGCTCCGTCCTCAGCGTTTGGAATGAGCTGGAGGAAGTTCTGACTCCGGTCAGTGGGACCAACGTGAAGGTCCAAATTGTCCGTCTAAGAACTGAAGACGGGCAGAGGATTGTCG GTCTGATCATCCCGGCCAACTGTGTGTCCCTGCTCATTAATAAATTGTCCACATCGGATCAGAACCAACAGCTGGCCgtgcaggagcagcagaagcggCTGCAGCTTCACCCTCAGAGCTTCAGCCACACGCCCACATAG
- the rilpl1 gene encoding RILP-like protein 1 isoform X3 gives MEKNVADLTVMDVYDIAAVVGQEFERIIDQHGCEVLSRLMPKVVRVLEILEVLVTRSSLSPETDELRLELDKLRLERVDRLEKEKKHRKELELVEDVWREEAQDLLHQIAQLQEENKSLLTNMSTKDSLSEEDLQRHEGMTEREKEVMKKLKEVVDKQRDEIRAKDRELTLKNDDVEALQQQQTRLMKINQDLRHKMSVVESQGKTLIQQKVELEARDQARGQEMSTLRQEVTRLRERLEGNTEEAPPLPHSPAEEALCDEESVGLDMKDPSRPRFTLQELRDVLHERNELKAKVFLLQEELAYYKSDDTEDEVVSSSPSLDLRSRSSPAPESGIKRLIFTAVMPMVAAGLIADDPTLQPIRGLRSLVRAPPPLVGRLGV, from the exons ATGGAGAAGAACGTGGCCGACCTCACCGTGATGGACGTGTATGACATTGCCGCGGTGGTCGGGCAAGAGTTCGAGCGGATCATTGACCAGCATGGCTGCGAGGTTCTGTCCCGGCTCATGCCCAAGGTGGTTCGGGTCCTGGAGATCCTGGAGGTGTTGGTGACCCGCAGCAGCCTGAGCCCGGAGACGGACGAGCTGCGCCTGGAGCTGGATAAGCTGCGCCTGGAGCGGGTGGACcggctggagaaggagaagaagcaccGCAAG gagctggagctggtggaGGATGTATGGAGAGAAGAAGCTCAGGATCTCCTCCATCAGATTGCTCAGCTCCAGGAGGAGAACAAGAGTCTCCTCACCAACATGTCCACCAAAGACTCCCTGAGTGAGGAGGACCTGCAGAGACATGAGG GGATGACCGAACGAGAGAAGGAGGTGATGAAGAAGCTCAAAGAAGTTGTGGACAAACAGAGAGACGAGATCCGTGCCAAAGACCGCGAGCTGACCCTGAAGAACGACGACGTTGAGGCA cttcagcagcagcagacgcgGCTCATGAAGATCAACCAGGACCTTCGCCACAAGATGTCGGTGGTGGAGTCTCAGGGCAAAACTCTCATCCAGCAAAAGGTGGAGCTAGAGGCCCGGGACCAGGCCCGTGGACAGGAAATGTCCACACTCCGACAGGAAGTTACACGGCTGAGGGAACGACTTGAAGGAAACACAGAGGAAGCTCCACCACTCCCACACTCACCTGCAGAA GAGGCGCTCTGTGATGAGGAGTCGGTGGGGTTGGACATGAAGGACCCAAGCAGACCCCGGTTCACCCTGCAGGAACTCCGCGATGTCCTGCATGAAAGGAACGAGCTGAAGGCCAAGGTCTtcctgctgcaggaggagctggcCTACTACAagag tgATGACACAGAAGACGAGGTCGTGTCTTCATCTCCGTCTCTGGATTTGAGATCTCGGTCGTCACCAGCTCCAGAGTCTGGAATCAAACGCTT gaTCTTCACCGCTGTCATGCCAATGGTGGCGGCTGGTTTGATCGCAGATGACCCGACTTTACAACCAATCAGAGGCCTCAGATCTCTTGTACGTGCCCCACCCCCGCTTGTTGGCCGACTTGGCGTGTAG
- the LOC128763613 gene encoding cyclin-dependent kinase 2-associated protein 1 isoform X1 translates to MSLGTSFQPNLQQLVPGAPGDPGGVLSFSLQSCRPLLSDYGPPSLGFSLVSLASQVPENKYSELLSIIEELGKEIRPTYAGSKSAMERLKRGILHARGLVRECLAETERNARS, encoded by the exons ATGTCCCTGGGAACTTCCTTCCAACCGAATCTGCAGCAGCTGGTTCCGGGAGCACCAGGAGACCCGG GTGGCGTCCTCTCCTTCTCCCTGCAGTCGTGTCGCCCCCTACTGAGTGACTACGGACCTCCATCCCTGGGTTTCTCCCTG GTCTCCCTGGCCAGTCAGGTGCCTGAGAACAAGTACTCAGAGCTGCTGTCCATCATCGAGGAGCTCGGGAAGGAGATCAGGCCGACTTACGCCGGGAGCAAAAGTGCGATGGAGCGACTCAAACGAG GAATCTTGCACGCCCGCGGCCTGGTGCGTGAATGTTTGGCAGAGACGGAGAGGAACGCTCGCTCCTAG
- the kmt5aa gene encoding N-lysine methyltransferase KMT5A-A isoform X2, with amino-acid sequence MSSQRPADKSASCWSQLRLTQTRLCPPTELPPAHRLSQTPLLSSNRHLSQQSRSGPRVGTRKHSKKMARGKNVQIQKVTDYYPIRRSSRKSKSELECEQKKQMDALITSGVEEGMEMQYIEGKGRAVVTTRCFRKGEYVVEYHGDLLDITDAKKREAEYALNPDTGCYMYYFHYLSRTYCVDATRETGRMGRLINHSKSGNCHTKLHDIDGVPHLILVASRDIHQGEELLYDYGDRSKASIAAHPWLKH; translated from the exons ATGAGCTCTCAGAGGCCGGCAGACA agagcgcctcctgctggtcacAGCTACGACTGACTCAGACACGCCTCTGCCCGCCCACTGAGCTCCCCCCTGCCCACAGGTTATCTCAGACTCCCCTGCTCAGCAGCAACAGACACCTCTCGCAGCAGAGCAGAAGCGGTCCCCGGGTCGGAACCAGGAAACACTCGAAAAAAAT GGCTAGAGGGAAGAATGTTCAGATCCAGAAGGTGACAGACTATTACCCCATCAGACGGAGTTCAAGGAAAAGTAAATCAGAGCTGGAG TGTgagcagaagaagcagatgGACGCGCTCATCACCAGCGGGGTGGAAGAAGGGATGGAG ATGCAGTACATCGAGGGGAAAGGTCGGGCAGTCGTCACCACGCGCTGCTTCCGCAAGGGCGAGTATGTGGTGGAGTACCACGGAGACCTGCTGGACATCACGGATGCCAAGAAGCGCGAGGCGGAGTACGCCCTGAACCCTGACACCGGCTGCTACATGTACTACTTCCACTACCTGAGCAGGACCTACTG CGTCGACGCCACCAGAGAGACGGGGCGGATGGGCCGACTCATCAACCACAGCAAAAGCGGCAACTGTCACACTAAGCTGCATGACATCGACGGTGTCCCGCACCTCATCCTCGTGGCCTCCCGagacatccaccagggggaggagCTTCTTTACGACTACGGAGACCGCAGCAAGGCGTCCATCGCCGCCCACCCCTGGCTAAAACACTGA